The following proteins are encoded in a genomic region of Musa acuminata AAA Group cultivar baxijiao chromosome BXJ2-11, Cavendish_Baxijiao_AAA, whole genome shotgun sequence:
- the LOC135627257 gene encoding uncharacterized protein LOC135627257 translates to MTVFAHWGGRGAAAKAAQQMIPFADYGSEASQRLVEAAHLGDSVAASECLVDPAADVNYAGAVCLRARRAVVALREEAADEVRVEFEELRTDASALFLASHAGDLALVRLLLEKGADVNQKLFRGHAITAAVREGQAEVAALLLKAGASQHACEEAVMEASLHGRARLAELLMGSDLVRPPVAAHALALAASRGFVDVVDTLIECGADPNATSRLLLRSLKPSLHTHVDCTALIAAIVGRQAAAVRRLLQAGVREDAKVRLGAWSWDADTGEEFRVGAGLAEPYSVAWCAVEYFESTGTILRMLLQHHSPNAPNHGRTLLHHAILCANPRAVDTLLARGADCELPVRTSRKIEFRPIHMAARLGLASVLQILIDKGCDLNPRTDTGETALMLCARYKRDECLRILVSAGADLGLVSSAGVSAATVAASGHWSFSFQHAVLDTIRQGTFPRSSDRNVFSPIMFAAQCGDVGSLEVLLTRPDIDVDEQDENGQSPVMAAAREGHVNSFRVLLVAGANMKLRNKSGETAVELSRSNENRDLFEQAMLEFTLERGNAGVFHALHFAARRGNMAAVHLLIKRGSDVDAIDGDGCTPLMLAAREGHAETCEFLILRGAKCDIMTRRGETALSLARSNAKLGMEAENVILEELARALVLHGGRVKKHTKCGKGSPHRKVLRMEAAAGVLRWGKASHRNVVCTEAAVGGSSAFQKNRKGKADANEAGLFRVVTTGMKEVHFVCECGEEVAELWVRGISLVTRAAFGGK, encoded by the exons ATGACGGTGTTCGCCCACTGGGGCGGGAGAGGAGCCGCGGCGAAGGCGGCGCAGCAGATGATTCCCTTTGCCGACTACGGCTCGGAGGCGTCGCAGCGGCTGGTGGAGGCGGCGCACCTCGGGGACTCGGTGGCCGCGTCGGAGTGCCTCGTGGACCCGGCGGCGGACGTGAACTACGCCGGCGCGGTGTGCTTGCGGGCGCGGCGCGCCGTGGTGGCCCTCCGCGAGGAGGCCGCCGATGAGGTCCGGGTGGAGTTCGAGGAGCTCCGCACCGACGCTTCCGCCCTCTTCCTCGCCTCCCACGCCGGCGATCTCGCCCTCGTCCGCTTGCTCCTG GAAAAAGGCGCCGACGTGAATCAGAAGCTGTTTCGAGGACACGCGATAACGGCAGCGGTGAGGGAGGGGCAGGCGGAGGTGGCGGCCTTGCTGCTGAAGGCCGGGGCGTCGCAGCACGCCTGCGAGGAGGCGGTGATGGAGGCCAGCCTGCACGGGAGGGCGAGGCTCGCGGAGCTTCTCATGGGATCGGATCTCGTGCGTCCCCCCGTCGCCGCCCATGCGCTCGCCTTGGCCGCCTCCCGAGGGTTCGTCGACGTCGTCGACACCCTCATCGAG TGTGGAGCGGATCCGAATGCAACATCTCGTTTGCTGCTCCGCTCGCTGAAACCATCCCTGCACACCCACGTTGACTGCACCGCCCTCATCGCCGCTATCGTCGGCCGTCAGGCTGCCGCCGTCCGGCGGTTGTTGCAG GCCGGCGTGCGGGAGGACGCGAAGGTGAGACTGGGTGCGTGGTCGTGGGACGCCGACACTGGTGAGGAGTTCCGCGTTGGAGCCGGGCTGGCCGAGCCCTACAGCGTCGCCTGGTGCGCCGTCGAGTACTTCGAGTCCACCGGCACCATTCTCCGCATGCTCCTGCAGCATCACTCTCCCAACGCGCCTAATCACGGCCGGACCCTCCTCCACCACGCCATCCTCTGCGCCAATCCTCGAGCTGTCGACACCCTCTTGGCACGCGGAGCCGACTGCGAGCTCCCCGTCAGGACCAGCAGGAAGATCGAGTTTCGGCCGATCCACATGGCTGCTCGACTCGGCCTGGCCTCTGTTCTGCAGATCTTGATCGACAAAGGGTGCGACCTGAACCCCAGAACTGACACCGGAGAGACGGCATTGATGCTATGTGCACGCTACAAACGTGATGAATGCCTCAGAATTCTCGTATCGGCTGGTGCCGATCTCGGCCTGGTGAGCTCGGCCGGTGTGTCTGCCGCTACGGTCGCTGCTTCCGGCCATTGGAGCTTCAGTTTCCAGCATGCAGTTCTCGACACGATTCGGCAGGGAACCTTTCCTCGATCAAGTGATCGAAACGTCTTCTCCCCGATCATGTTCGCGGCCCAGTGCGGCGATGTTGGGTCCTTGGAGGTGCTACTGACGCGACCAGACATCGACGTGGACGAGCAGGATGAGAACGGGCAGTCCCCTGTCATGGCGGCCGCCCGAGAAGGCCACGTGAATTCGTTCCGCGTCTTGCTCGTCGCCGGCGCCAACATGAAGCTACGCAACAAATCAGGAGAGACGGCCGTCGAGCTTTCTCGGTCGAACGAGAACCGGGATCTTTTCGAGCAGGCGATGCTCGAGTTCACTCTCGAGAGAGGCAACGCCGGAGTGTTCCACGCTCTGCACTTTGCCGCTCGGCGGGGAAACATGGCCGCAGTGCATCTCCTGATCAAGAGGGGGAGCGACGTGGACGCCATCGACGGAGACGGGTGCACTCCGCTGATGCTGGCAGCGAGGGAAGGCCACGCAGAAACATGCGAGTTCTTGATCCTCCGCGGTGCCAAGTGCGACATCATGACGCGCAGAGGCGAGACGGCCCTCTCGCTCGCGAGGTCGAACGCGAAGCTGGGCATGGAAGCCGAGAACGTGATACTGGAAGAGCTCGCCCGTGCGCTGGTCCTGCATGGCGGCCGCGTCAAGAAGCACACCAAGTGCGGGAAGGGGTCGCCACACAGGAAGGTGCTGAGGATGGAGGCGGCCGCGGGGGTGCTACGGTGGGGCAAGGCGAGCCACAGGAATGTGGTGTGCACGGAGGCGGCAGTGGGCGGGAGCTCAGCGTTCCAGAAGAACAGGAAAGGAAAGGCCGACGCGAACGAGGCGGGGCTGTTCCGGGTGGTGACCACCGGGATGAAGGAGGTGCACTTTGTGTGCGAATGTGGAGAGGAGGTGGCCGAGCTATGGGTGAGGGGGATCAGCCTGGTGACGAGGGCAGCATTCGGTGGTAAGTGA
- the LOC135627956 gene encoding uncharacterized protein LOC135627956 isoform X1, with protein MSIHSGHGGGGGDDSDSDEEGEVFIDDDDVIQEIPIDEEDLPDQDEGLGSDDDIEEADDSSYVFKGHSDELYTVACNPTDASLVATGGKDDRGFLWKIGAADASLELQGHQDTVSTVAFSFDGQLLATGGFDGLIHVWDASSGSLKCTLEGSGDGFEWLRWHPKGHLIIAGSEDTNVYMWNADKSICLNTFSGHASSVTCGDFTPDGKLICTGSDDASLRIWNPKTGESVHIVRGHPYHTDGLTCLSITSDSTIAITGSKDSSIHLVNITTGRVISSLIAHSKSVECIGLTPSSPWAATGSMDQKLIIWDLQRSSVRCACNHEEGVTCLAWLGASQFVATGCVNGKVCVWDSLTGNCVKIFSGHTDTVQSLALSADGNSLVSVSDDGTARIFVVSEFQ; from the exons ATGAGCATCCACAGCGgccatggcggcggcggcggcgacgactcCGACTCCGACGAGGAAGGAGAGGTGTTCATCGATGACGACGACGTCATCCAAGAGATCCCCATCGATGAAGAAG ATCTTCCCGACCAGGACGAGGGATTGGGTTCGGACGATGATATCG AAGAAGCCGACGATTCCAGTTACGTGTTTAAGGGTCATTCAG ATGAACTATATACTGTAGCATGCAATCCAACAGACGCGTCTCTTGTGGCTACTGGAGGTAAAGATGATAGAGGATTTCTGTGGAAAATTGGTGCTGCGGATGCAAGTTTGGAGCTCCAAG GACACCAAGATACAGTGTCTACTGTAGCCTTCAGTTTTGATGGGCAGTTACTTGCCACTGGAGGTTTTGATGGACTTATTCATGTATGGGATGCTTCTTCAGGTAGTCTTAAGTGTACACTTGAAGGTTCTGGAGATGGCTTTGAG TGGCTTAGATGGCACCCAAAAGGACACTTGATAATAGCAGGCTCAGAagatacaaatgtatatatgtgGAACGCTGACAAAAGCATCTGTCTGAATACATTTTCTGGTCATGCTAGCAGTGTCACCTGTGGTGATTTCACTCCTGATG gTAAGCTTATTTGTACTGGTTCTGATGATGCATCACTCAGGATATGGAATCCTAAGACTGGTGAGAGCGTCCATATTGTTAGAG GTCACCCATATCACACTGATGGATTGACATGCTTGTCAATAACCTCTGACTCTACTATTGCTATCACGGGCTCAAAGGACAGCTCCATACACTTGGTGAACATAACAACTGGGCGG GTGATCAGCTCGTTAATCGCTCACTCCAAATCTGTGGAGTGCATTGGACTCACACCAAG CTCTCCTTGGGCAGCGACAGGCAGCATGGATCAGAAGCTCATTATATGGGATCTTCAACGTTCTTCAGTGCGATGTGCATGTAATCATGAG GAGGGTGTAACATGCCTTGCATGGCTGGGTGCATCTCAGTTTGTCGCAACCGGCTGCGTCAACGGTAAGGTATGTGTCTGGGACAGTCTCACTGGCAATTGTGTGAAAATCTTCAGCGGCCACACAGACACCGTTCAATCCCTCGCCCTGTCCGCAGATGGCAACTCTCTAGTTTCAGTTTCAGACGATGGTACCGCTCGCATCTTTGTAGTGTCGGAGTTCCAATAG
- the LOC135627956 gene encoding uncharacterized protein LOC135627956 isoform X2 — protein sequence MSIHSGHGGGGGDDSDSDEEGEVFIDDDDVIQEIPIDEEEEADDSSYVFKGHSDELYTVACNPTDASLVATGGKDDRGFLWKIGAADASLELQGHQDTVSTVAFSFDGQLLATGGFDGLIHVWDASSGSLKCTLEGSGDGFEWLRWHPKGHLIIAGSEDTNVYMWNADKSICLNTFSGHASSVTCGDFTPDGKLICTGSDDASLRIWNPKTGESVHIVRGHPYHTDGLTCLSITSDSTIAITGSKDSSIHLVNITTGRVISSLIAHSKSVECIGLTPSSPWAATGSMDQKLIIWDLQRSSVRCACNHEEGVTCLAWLGASQFVATGCVNGKVCVWDSLTGNCVKIFSGHTDTVQSLALSADGNSLVSVSDDGTARIFVVSEFQ from the exons ATGAGCATCCACAGCGgccatggcggcggcggcggcgacgactcCGACTCCGACGAGGAAGGAGAGGTGTTCATCGATGACGACGACGTCATCCAAGAGATCCCCATCGATGAAGAAG AAGAAGCCGACGATTCCAGTTACGTGTTTAAGGGTCATTCAG ATGAACTATATACTGTAGCATGCAATCCAACAGACGCGTCTCTTGTGGCTACTGGAGGTAAAGATGATAGAGGATTTCTGTGGAAAATTGGTGCTGCGGATGCAAGTTTGGAGCTCCAAG GACACCAAGATACAGTGTCTACTGTAGCCTTCAGTTTTGATGGGCAGTTACTTGCCACTGGAGGTTTTGATGGACTTATTCATGTATGGGATGCTTCTTCAGGTAGTCTTAAGTGTACACTTGAAGGTTCTGGAGATGGCTTTGAG TGGCTTAGATGGCACCCAAAAGGACACTTGATAATAGCAGGCTCAGAagatacaaatgtatatatgtgGAACGCTGACAAAAGCATCTGTCTGAATACATTTTCTGGTCATGCTAGCAGTGTCACCTGTGGTGATTTCACTCCTGATG gTAAGCTTATTTGTACTGGTTCTGATGATGCATCACTCAGGATATGGAATCCTAAGACTGGTGAGAGCGTCCATATTGTTAGAG GTCACCCATATCACACTGATGGATTGACATGCTTGTCAATAACCTCTGACTCTACTATTGCTATCACGGGCTCAAAGGACAGCTCCATACACTTGGTGAACATAACAACTGGGCGG GTGATCAGCTCGTTAATCGCTCACTCCAAATCTGTGGAGTGCATTGGACTCACACCAAG CTCTCCTTGGGCAGCGACAGGCAGCATGGATCAGAAGCTCATTATATGGGATCTTCAACGTTCTTCAGTGCGATGTGCATGTAATCATGAG GAGGGTGTAACATGCCTTGCATGGCTGGGTGCATCTCAGTTTGTCGCAACCGGCTGCGTCAACGGTAAGGTATGTGTCTGGGACAGTCTCACTGGCAATTGTGTGAAAATCTTCAGCGGCCACACAGACACCGTTCAATCCCTCGCCCTGTCCGCAGATGGCAACTCTCTAGTTTCAGTTTCAGACGATGGTACCGCTCGCATCTTTGTAGTGTCGGAGTTCCAATAG
- the LOC135626180 gene encoding CMP-sialic acid transporter 4-like: MIKNGMVECSVCHSKFVSPSPRSVSRAYDKHRNQVSSKYRALNFLLVMGDCILVGLQPILVYMSKVDGKFKFSPISVNFLTEVAKVLFAIIMLLFQARRQKVGEKPLLSISTFVQAARNNVLLAVPALLYAINNYLKFIMQLYFNPATVKMLSNLKVLVIAVLLKIVMRRRYSIIQWEALALLLIGISINQLRSLPEGSTALGLPITMIAYVYTLVFVTVPSMASVYNEYALKSQFETSIYLQNLFLYGYGAIFNFLGIVGTAIFKGPGSFNILEGHSKATMFLICNNAAQGILSSFFFKYADTILKKYSSTVATIFTGIASAALFGHTLTVNFILGISIVFISMHQFFSPMAKVKDETQVGKLEMIEAQHPRSKDASFINMAAGAAEDVNHRTGHDERQSLLPI; this comes from the exons ATGATAAAGAACGGGATGGTAGAATGCAGCGTCTGCCACTCCAAATTTGTCTCACCAAGCCCCAGATCTGTATCAAGGGCATATGATAAGCATAGGAACCAAGTATCATCAAAATATCGTGCTCTCAACTTCCTCCTTGTCATGGGCGATTGTATCTTGGTTGGTCTCCAG CCTATACTAGTCTATATGTCCAAGGTGGATGGGAAGTTCAAGTTTAGCCCCATCAGTGTAAATTTTTTGACAGAGGTTGCTAAAGTACTCTTTGCCATCATTATGTTATTATTCCAG GCTAGAAGGCAGAAAGTTGGAGAAAAACCCCTTCTGTCAATTTCCACATTTGTACAG GCAGCTCGGAATAATGTGCTTCTAGCTGTTCCTGCTCTTCTATATGCAATTAACAACTACCTAAAGTTTATCATGCAG TTATACTTTAATCCTGCAACTGTGAAAATGTTGAGCAACCTGAAG GTTTTGGTGATTGCTGTCCTTTTAAAGATCGTAATGCGAAGACGATATTCCATAATTCAA TGGGAGGCTCTTGCACTTTTGCTAATCGGGATAAGCATTAATCAGCTTCGATCACTGCCTGAGGGTTCCACTGCATTGGGTCTTCCTATTACAATGATTGCTTATGTCTATACATTAGTTTTT GTTACTGTTCCATCAATGGCTTCTGTTTACAATGAATATGCTTTAAAAAGTCAATTTGAGACAAGTATCTACCTTCAG AACTTATTTTTATATGGTTATGGAGCAATATTCAACTTTTTGGGCATTGTTGGGACTGCCATTTTCAAAG GACCTGGTAGCTTCAATATTCTTGAAGGGCATTCAAAAGCTACAATGTTTCTGATTTGCAACAATGCAGCACAGGGCATACTTTCATCGTTCTTTTTCAAATATGCTG ACACAATCTTGAAAAAATATTCATCCACCGTTGCTACAATTTTTACTGGCATCGCGTCTGCTGCTTTATTTGGTCATACATTGACCGTGAACTTTATCTTGGGGATCTCCATAGTCTTTATATCTATGCACCAG TTTTTCTCCCCCATGGCCAAAGTCAAAGATGAGACACAAGTTGGAAAATTAGAAATGATAGAAGCTCAACATCCAAG GTCGAAGGAtgcttctttcataaacatggctGCTGGTGCTGCTGAAGAT GTAAATCATCGCACTGGACATGATGAGAGACAATCACTTTTGCCTATCTGA